A region from the Eptesicus fuscus isolate TK198812 chromosome 1, DD_ASM_mEF_20220401, whole genome shotgun sequence genome encodes:
- the LOC129149626 gene encoding histone H2A-Bbd type 2/3-like, whose protein sequence is MSGQRSRGGSSDHQRRTRNRSRTTRADLTFSVSHLERLLLDGHYTQRLSPNAPVYLAAIIQYLTATVLELAGNEAQKIGCRRITPELLDMAIHNNALLSGFFENTTISLAAPGRQ, encoded by the coding sequence ATGTCTGGGCAAAGGAGCCGTGGGGGGTCTTCCGATCACCAGAGGCGGACCCGCAACCGCAGCCGCACCACCAGAGCAGACTTGACCTTCTCTGTGAGCCACCTGGAGCGCCTCCTGCTGGACGGCCACTACACCCAGCGTCTCAGCCCCAACGCCCCCGTGTACCTGGCGGCCATCATCCAGTACCTGACGGCCACCGTCCTGGAGCTGGCGGGCAACGAGGCCCAGAAAATCGGCTGCAGGCGCATCACCCCAGAGCTGCTGGACATGGCGATCCACAACAACGCACTGCTCAGCGGCTTCTTCGAGAACACCACCATATCCCTGGCTGCCCCGGGCAGGCAGTAG
- the LOC129148553 gene encoding 40-kDa huntingtin-associated protein-like has protein sequence MAASSSGLGGFSGLGPETGDFLARYRQVSNKLKKRFLRKPNVAEAGEQFAQLGRELRAQECLPYAAWCQLAVARCHQALFHGPGEALALTEAARLFLQQELDARQRLACPAAYGEPLQAAASALGAAVRLHLELGQPAAAAALCLELAAALRDLGQPAAAAGHFQRAAQLQLSQLPLAALQALGDAASCQLLARDYNGALAIFTRMQRLAQEHGSHPVQPPPLPPLPPPPQSHPLMQPQPQGPQLRPSTVPVLSTSLRPTNAGFAAAPSGALLGAFSDILVRCEVSRVLLLLLLQPPPAKLLPEHAHTLEKYSWEAFDSQGQESSGQLPEDLFLLLQSLVMATHEKDTEAVKALQVELWPLLSAEQNHLLHLVLQETISPSGQGIG, from the coding sequence ATGGCGGCGTCCTCTAGCGGCCTGGGTGGCTTTTCCGGACTGGGGCCCGAGACCGGGGACTTCCTGGCCAGGTACCGGCAGGTGTCTAACAAGCTGAAGAAGCGGTTCCTGCGGAAGCCGAACGTGGCGGAGGCCGGCGAGCAGTTCGCCCAGCTGGGCCGCGAGCTGCGCGCCCAGGAGTGCCTGCCCTACGCGGCCTGGTGCCAGTTGGCCGTGGCGCGCTGCCACCAGGCGCTGTTCCACGGGCCGGGGGAGGCCCTGGCGCTCACCGAGGCCGCCCGCCTCTTCCTGCAGCAGGAGCTCGACGCGCGCCAGCGCCTCGCCTGCCCCGCCGCCTACGGGGAGCCCCTGCAGGCGGCCGCCAGCGCCCTGGGCGCCGCCGTGCGCCTGCACCTCGAGCTGGGCCagccggccgccgccgccgccctctgCCTGGAGCTGGCCGCCGCCCTGCGCGACCTGGGCCagccggccgccgccgccggccacTTCCAGCGCGCCGCCCAGCTGCAGCTGTCGCAGCTGCCCCTGGCCGCGCTGCAGGCGCTGGGGGACGCCGcctcctgccagctgctggcgCGCGACTACAACGGCGCCCTGGCCATCTTCACCCGCATGCAGCGCCTGGCGCAGGAGCACGGCAGCCACCCGGTGCAGCCGCCGCCGCTCCcgccgctcccgccgccgccgcagtcGCATCCACTGATGCAGCCTCAGCCTCAGGGGCCCCAGCTCAGACCCAGCACGGTCCCAGTCCTGTCCACCTCGCTGCGCCCTACGAATGCCGGCTTTGCGGCTGCGCCCTCTGGTGCCTTGCTGGGCGCCTTCTCGGACATCCTGGTCCGGTGCGAGGTGTCCcgcgtgctgctgctgctgctgctgcagccccCGCCCGCCAAGCTGCTCCCGGAGCACGCCCACACCCTGGAGAAGTACTCCTGGGAGGCGTTCGACAGCCAGGGCCAGGAGAGCAGCGGCCAGCTCCCCGAAGACCTCTTCCTGCTGCTGCAGTCCCTGGTCATGGCCACCCACGAGAAGGACACGGAAGCCGTCAAGGCGCTGCAGGTGGAGCTGTGGCCGCTGCTGAGCGCCGAGCAGAACCACCTGCTTCACCTCGTGCTGCAAGAAACCATCTCCCCCTCGGGACAGGGGATCGGATGA